From a single Botrytis cinerea B05.10 chromosome 16, complete sequence genomic region:
- the Bctip41 gene encoding Bctip41: MAFNGPINETYPMPSAADTATVSHTQKGFKISARKLPISKSGPIDEMSEKLGIPVPEMIFGDNMVAIEHVASGWRMEFNAYDALDRVDKTDKNMLKVAYSKEWSSSREKTHEGIKEIVKPFDWSYTTDYKGTITNGKLFTLDNSDPIPIALLKRQDPILFFEEVVLYESELDDNGISVFSCKLRVMPDRMLLLCRLFMRLDNVLVRIRDTRIYVDFNTSKVIRDYTEREDAFDTVKKNLLYSGKLPDDLTIAMRDPNQIAHLVPEVTHTIENLTLP, from the exons ATGGCATTCAACGGTCCTATCAATGAGACTTACCCAATGCCCAGTGCGGCAGATACCGCTACTGTGTCGCATACTCAGAAAGGCTTCAAGATTAGCGCACGTAAGCTTCCAATCTCGAAATCAGGTCCAATAGATGAGATGTCAGAGAAGCTCGGTATACCGGTTCCAGAGATGATCTTTGGTGATAATATGGTTGCGATCGAGCACGTAGCGAGTGGGTGGCGCATGGAGTTCAACGCATACGATGCCCTAGATCGCGTGGACAAGACGGATAAAAATATGTTAAAAGTAGCTTATTCAAAAGAGTGGTCAAGTAGCAG GGAGAAAACCCACGAAGGCATCAAAGAAATCGTTAAGCCATTCGACTGGTCGTATACAACAGATTACAAAGGCACTATAACCAACGGGAAATTATTCACATTGGACAACTCCGATCCGATACCTATTGCCCTTCTTAAGCGTCAAGATCCTATTCTGTTTTTCGAAGAGGTTGTCTTATACGAAAGTGAGCTAGACGACAACGGAATATCTGTGTTTTCTTGCAAATTGCGGGTTATGCCTGACCGAATGCTTCTCTTGTGCAGATTGTTCATGAGACTTGATAATGTTCTTGTTAGGATCAGGGATACCAGGATCTATGTCGATTTCAACACAAGCAAGGTAATTCGGGACTACACCGAGAGAGAAGATGCATTTGACACTGTCAAAAAA AACCTCCTTTACTCTGGTAAACTACCGGACGATCTTACTATAGCCATGCGTGATCCAAATCAGATTGCCCACCTAGTACCAGAAGTTACTCATACGATCGAGAATCTGACGCTTCCTTAA
- the Bcatp23 gene encoding Bcatp23 — translation MSSSEGNKPPLVPDSTKESEPQFDPTARTRNWFSILLGTMPPSHQILYREDQYARHEKRDCDRCEEWRDYNLKYSPIVIFMQKNIRDLNGKLDADNIRCRRCPTRITEDGKTVRQGGGFSPEHGIQLCANEMRDSKHVEDTLAHEMVHAWDHLRWKVDWGDLRHAACSEIRAASLSGECRWAREFWTRNNYRVTQQHQDCVRRRAVKSVLARPWCKDDVQAVRVVNEVWDSCYSDTRPFDEIYK, via the exons ATGTCATCCTCGGAGGGAAATAAGCCTCCGCTTGTTCCAGACTCTACAAAGGAGTCGGAACCGCAATTTGACCCAACTGCTCGAACACGCAATTGGTTCTCTATCCTCCTTGGCACAATGCCTCCATCCCACCAGATACTCTATCGCGAAGATCAATATGCTCGTCATGAGAAGCGCGACTGCGACAGATGTGAAGAATGGCGGGACTATAACTTAAAATACTCACCAATCGTCATATTCATGCAAAAAAACATACGAGATCTCAATGGGAAGCTTGATGCAGATAACATACGCTGCAGGAGATGTCCCACACGAATCACAGAAGATGGGAAAACGGTGAGGCAAGGCGGGGGTTTCAGCCCCGAGCATGGCATTCAATTGTGTGCGAATGAGATGAGGGATAGTAAACATGTGGAAGATACGCTGGCACATGAAATGGTGCACGCCTGGGATCATTTAAGATGGAAGGTGGACTGGGGAGATCTGCGACATGCAGCTTGTTCAGAG ATCAGAGCAGCGAGTCTGAGTGGAGAATGTAGATGGGCAAGAGAATTCTGGACGAGAAATAACTACAGGGTAACGCAACAACATCAGGATTGCGTGCGCAGGAGAGCAGTCAAGTCGGTATTGGCCAGACCTTGGTGTAAGGATGATGTTCAAGCCGTGAGGGTAGTTAACGAAGTTTGGGATTCATGTTACTCAGATACTCGACCCTTTGACGAGATCTACAAGTGA